The following proteins come from a genomic window of Heterodontus francisci isolate sHetFra1 unplaced genomic scaffold, sHetFra1.hap1 HAP1_SCAFFOLD_419, whole genome shotgun sequence:
- the LOC137359836 gene encoding uncharacterized protein, giving the protein MNVLTMRKIGWKTNCEEGTKSVQRDIDRLKSYSRAEAIQPIEPGPAVRKSHPIQHQSDTTNESQIQTGSSSLFKRHSGAVVSTAASQLQGPGFDSGRLILVHEQIQPSVCRMQLVKLFLIVCSLLPCKTLAEVIHQWPTLVVVKGGEPAELNCYQNDSSKSVMLWYRQFAGQGLTLMGHSINGIPVTYEGKFEEEVKILRPEERRCSLRVLKVKAADAAVYYCAASEHSAADCLSARTKTNRVNNTTH; this is encoded by the exons ATGAATGTGCTGACGATGCGAAAGATAGGTTGGAAAACaaattgtgaggagggcacaaagagtgtgcagagggatatagataggttaa aatcatacagcagagccgaggccattcagcccatcgagcctggcccggcTGTTCGAAAGAGCCACCCTATACAACACCAATCAGACACAACCAACGAGAGCCAGATACAGACGGGAAGCAGTTCCTTAttcaagcggcacagtggcgcagtggttagcaccgcagcctcacagctccagggacccgggttcgattccgg CCGCCTGATATTGGTTCATGAACAGATTCAGCCCTCAGTCTGCAGGATGCAGTTAGTCAAACTCTTCCTAATCGTCTGTTCTCTTCTTCCAT GCAAAACTCTAGCAGAGGTGATACACCAGTGGCCAACTCTGGTGGTGGTGAAGGGAGGTGAACCAGCAGAATTAAACTGTTACCAGAATGACAGTAGTAAGAGCGTTATGCTGTGGTATCGGCAGTTTGCCGGGCAGGGGCTCACCCTAATGGGTCATTCTATTAATGGAATCCCAGTCACATACGAAGGAAAATTTGAGGAGGAGGTGAAGATTTTAAGGCCCGAGGAGAGACGATGCAGCCTGAGGGTCCTCAAGGTTAAGGCTGCGGATGCGGCGGTGTATTACTGTGCAGCCAGTGAGCACAGCGCTGCAGACTGCCTTAGTGCCAGGACAAAAACCAACAGGGTGAACAACACAACTCACTGA